From Bacillus basilensis, a single genomic window includes:
- a CDS encoding ImmA/IrrE family metallo-endopeptidase, translating to MFQSQPYYNTLLEDYIQHLYQSISIIVPEQIDMIEIAKKLNIWLYFAPFGSHAMQRNQISNLVIDNRISQQEQWEDFGHEACHILFHSGNQLLMHQMFLDYQEAKAKNFAQQFCVPTFMLRKLPPLQLKAYIISEKFNVTTQFAEKRLLHYENQLLASKLQNQISQYRNFQK from the coding sequence TTGTTTCAATCGCAACCCTATTACAATACACTACTTGAAGACTATATCCAGCACTTGTACCAATCCATATCTATTATTGTTCCCGAACAAATCGATATGATAGAAATTGCGAAAAAGCTAAATATTTGGCTATATTTTGCTCCGTTTGGAAGTCATGCAATGCAAAGAAATCAAATTTCTAACTTAGTTATTGATAATCGTATCTCTCAGCAAGAACAATGGGAGGATTTTGGCCATGAGGCCTGTCACATCCTATTTCATTCTGGTAATCAATTATTAATGCATCAAATGTTTCTAGATTATCAAGAAGCAAAGGCTAAAAACTTCGCACAACAATTTTGTGTACCTACTTTTATGTTAAGAAAGCTTCCTCCCCTACAGTTAAAAGCATATATAATCTCAGAAAAATTCAATGTAACAACACAGTTTGCTGAAAAAAGGCTTTTACATTATGAAAATCAATTATTAGCAAGTAAATTACAGAATCAAATATCACAATACCGTAATTTTCAAAAATAA
- a CDS encoding site-specific integrase, giving the protein MKGSFRKRGNTWSFTIDIGIDPATGKRQQKSKSGFRTKKEAQNAAAAMITEIEKGIYFDDKQLTVLDVWEKLKPLRKAELKITSYEKDMSLVRLYILPPFSYKKIKSIKPVMIQSYYAELKEKGLSNGTISNIHRCLRCIFKHAVEWEIIHDNIMNKVKKPREEQGEMKTWSSEECNRFLQYLKEKNIKYHMFFLLAIYTGMRRGELLALTWKDIDFDNKRILVNKSLVKTEKGLFKAATKTKSSNRSISISSFVIGKLQSYYSYKKKEFFRWGIHLNEEAFIFTGNTIHSPLHIDAPHRFLNDHYKKAGVPRIRIHDLRHTHATLMLQAGEHPKIVQDRLGHSTIQMTLDKYSHITQNMQQQAAENFESIIKSNENV; this is encoded by the coding sequence ATGAAAGGAAGTTTTCGTAAACGTGGAAATACGTGGTCTTTTACAATAGATATCGGTATAGATCCGGCCACAGGAAAACGCCAGCAAAAAAGTAAAAGTGGATTTAGAACAAAAAAAGAAGCCCAAAATGCTGCTGCAGCGATGATCACAGAGATAGAGAAAGGAATATATTTTGATGACAAACAATTAACTGTTTTGGATGTATGGGAAAAGTTAAAGCCTCTTCGTAAAGCTGAATTAAAAATTACATCTTATGAAAAAGACATGAGCTTAGTTAGGCTCTATATCCTTCCTCCATTTAGTTATAAAAAGATTAAAAGTATTAAACCCGTAATGATTCAAAGCTACTATGCAGAACTTAAGGAAAAAGGACTATCAAATGGTACAATCAGCAATATCCATCGCTGCCTGAGATGTATTTTCAAACACGCTGTAGAATGGGAAATCATACATGATAATATAATGAATAAGGTTAAAAAACCACGTGAAGAGCAAGGCGAGATGAAAACATGGTCTAGTGAAGAATGTAATCGATTCCTCCAGTATCTAAAAGAAAAAAATATTAAGTACCATATGTTCTTCTTACTCGCAATCTATACTGGTATGAGACGTGGAGAATTACTTGCACTAACGTGGAAAGATATTGACTTTGATAATAAACGTATCCTGGTTAATAAATCACTTGTAAAAACAGAAAAAGGACTATTTAAAGCTGCTACAAAAACTAAGTCCTCAAATAGAAGTATTAGTATCTCTTCTTTTGTTATAGGAAAGTTACAATCCTACTACTCCTATAAAAAGAAAGAATTTTTCCGTTGGGGTATACACTTGAATGAAGAGGCGTTTATTTTCACCGGCAATACGATACATTCGCCCTTACATATAGATGCTCCTCATCGCTTTTTGAATGATCACTATAAAAAAGCTGGTGTTCCTCGGATTCGTATACACGACTTACGACATACTCATGCTACACTTATGCTTCAGGCTGGAGAACATCCTAAAATCGTACAAGATCGCTTAGGACATTCAACTATTCAAATGACTTTAGACAAGTATAGCCACATCACACAGAACATGCAGCAACAAGCAGCAGAAAACTTCGAGAGCATAATAAAATCTAATGAAAACGTCTGA
- the spoVS gene encoding stage V sporulation protein SpoVS produces the protein MENILKVSSKSKPNSVAGAIAGVLRTSGNVEIQAIGAGSLNQAIKAIAIARGFVAPSGIDLAFVPAFQEVTINDQERTAIKLIIGPRKRRS, from the coding sequence ATGGAAAATATATTAAAGGTATCTTCAAAATCAAAACCAAATTCAGTTGCAGGTGCAATAGCAGGTGTACTAAGAACAAGTGGTAATGTGGAAATTCAAGCGATTGGGGCTGGTTCTTTAAATCAAGCGATTAAAGCAATTGCAATCGCAAGAGGATTTGTTGCTCCAAGTGGTATTGATTTGGCCTTTGTTCCAGCATTTCAAGAAGTTACTATTAATGATCAAGAAAGAACGGCGATTAAATTAATTATAGGTCCTAGGAAGAGAAGATCTTAA
- a CDS encoding DnaD domain-containing protein, with protein MAVYRPVQVSYWQDAFVLDLTPEEKYFYLYLMTNSKTSQSGIYELPLRVIEMDTGYNRETVEKLLERFADYGKIHYNKKTKEIMLLNWLKFNAITNLNIEKCVLKEIQNIKCEDFLIDFYETCLDLEQQQDFKIPRIKEYFQARFEWLIRGFEDPMKEKEETKTETKEKEETKTKKEAASCSSDKKVAEENPIAFYEQNFGVLKPFVAEGINAWIEDLNAQLVIKAMKIALEKNAPNMSYVQGILRDWHAKGYKSINDVEAAQAQFRKKYQSRGGRNNARKEIVPDWLHTQDTETHSQSVENSEIELEAERKRLEQVLSKYKKEA; from the coding sequence ATGGCAGTTTATAGACCTGTTCAAGTTTCATATTGGCAAGATGCTTTCGTTTTAGATCTTACACCGGAGGAGAAATACTTCTACTTATACTTAATGACTAATAGCAAAACTTCTCAGAGTGGTATCTATGAGCTTCCATTACGAGTGATAGAAATGGATACAGGGTATAACCGTGAAACGGTTGAGAAGCTGCTAGAGCGTTTTGCTGATTACGGGAAAATTCATTACAACAAAAAGACGAAAGAAATTATGTTGCTTAATTGGCTTAAATTCAATGCTATTACAAATTTGAATATTGAAAAGTGTGTGTTAAAAGAAATCCAGAATATTAAGTGTGAAGATTTTTTAATTGATTTTTATGAGACATGTTTAGATTTAGAACAGCAGCAAGATTTTAAAATACCTCGTATTAAGGAATACTTCCAAGCTCGTTTTGAGTGGCTTATAAGGGGCTTCGAAGACCCTATGAAGGAAAAAGAAGAAACAAAAACAGAAACAAAAGAAAAAGAAGAAACAAAAACAAAAAAAGAAGCAGCAAGCTGCTCAAGTGATAAAAAAGTTGCAGAAGAAAATCCAATAGCATTTTATGAGCAAAATTTTGGAGTTCTTAAACCATTTGTGGCTGAGGGTATTAATGCATGGATTGAAGATTTGAATGCACAGCTTGTTATTAAAGCAATGAAAATAGCTTTAGAAAAGAATGCACCTAATATGTCTTATGTACAAGGTATTTTAAGAGATTGGCATGCTAAAGGGTATAAAAGCATTAATGATGTTGAAGCTGCACAAGCTCAATTTCGTAAGAAGTATCAGTCACGTGGTGGAAGAAATAATGCTCGGAAAGAAATTGTTCCTGATTGGTTACATACTCAAGATACGGAAACACATTCTCAGTCAGTAGAGAATAGTGAAATCGAATTAGAAGCTGAACGGAAACGTTTAGAACAAGTGTTATCTAAATATAAAAAAGAGGCTTAG
- a CDS encoding exosporium leader peptide-containing protein — protein MDDFLFSSSINPNLVGPTLPPVPPFTLPTGPTGPTGIVNVFFTGDNEPVPPFTIPTLNIPLITVLPGQIVILDIFATGDFFPFEIGSEFGAGIEIRLLRDRDPITTGNENIFNIITTSLFAQITLNPSVMWVDTPPPGTYQYSLFITTSRLNTDDTRDTLGPRAIRAIIVNTL, from the coding sequence ATGGACGATTTTTTATTTTCTTCTTCAATAAATCCTAATTTAGTTGGACCTACTTTACCACCTGTCCCACCATTCACACTACCTACTGGACCAACTGGGCCGACTGGCATAGTTAATGTATTTTTTACAGGTGACAATGAACCTGTACCTCCTTTTACCATTCCTACTTTAAATATTCCCCTAATAACTGTATTACCTGGACAAATAGTCATACTTGATATTTTTGCTACAGGAGATTTCTTTCCTTTTGAAATTGGATCCGAGTTTGGCGCAGGTATTGAAATTAGATTATTGAGAGATAGGGATCCGATAACAACTGGAAATGAAAATATTTTTAATATAATTACAACAAGCCTATTCGCTCAAATAACCTTAAATCCATCTGTCATGTGGGTAGATACTCCACCTCCAGGAACCTATCAGTATAGCCTATTCATCACCACAAGTAGACTTAATACAGATGACACTAGAGATACTCTAGGACCTCGTGCTATTAGAGCAATAATTGTTAACACACTTTAA
- a CDS encoding site-specific integrase — translation MNFVQPIRDPEQIQQIKEYLKVKSERNYILFVMGINTGLRISDILKLKVGDLKGSHISMREMKTGKQKRIQITAALRRELKWYIEDMEDHEYLIKSRQGKNRPIGRSMAYKILSTIAAKFGLEEIGTHTLRKTFGYHMYMQTKNIALLMEIFNHSSERVTLRYIGVNQDAMDKAMTRFKI, via the coding sequence GTGAATTTTGTTCAACCAATACGTGATCCAGAGCAAATACAACAGATTAAAGAGTATTTAAAAGTAAAGAGCGAACGTAATTATATCTTGTTTGTAATGGGGATTAATACAGGTCTACGTATTAGTGACATTTTAAAATTGAAGGTTGGAGATTTAAAGGGAAGCCATATCTCAATGCGTGAAATGAAGACAGGTAAGCAGAAACGTATTCAGATTACTGCAGCATTAAGAAGAGAGTTAAAATGGTACATTGAAGATATGGAAGATCATGAGTATCTAATTAAGAGCAGACAAGGAAAGAATCGACCAATCGGAAGAAGCATGGCATATAAAATACTTAGTACTATAGCAGCAAAGTTTGGTTTAGAAGAGATTGGGACACATACATTACGTAAGACATTTGGATATCATATGTACATGCAGACAAAGAACATAGCTTTGCTGATGGAGATATTCAATCATTCAAGTGAACGAGTAACATTAAGATATATAGGAGTAAACCAAGATGCAATGGATAAAGCAATGACTAGATTTAAAATCTAA
- a CDS encoding DNA-binding protein, with the protein MINFDIESFRQIIREEVQRATEHLQPMKELPPFLTITELMDLLHIKRTKASELLNRSDFPVCREAGVLIPTHLLFKWMENHTEWVENNTEYYNPFKESV; encoded by the coding sequence ATGATTAACTTTGACATTGAATCATTCCGACAGATTATCCGAGAAGAAGTACAAAGAGCAACTGAGCATCTTCAACCAATGAAAGAATTACCGCCATTTTTAACTATTACAGAATTAATGGACCTGTTACATATTAAACGAACCAAAGCATCTGAGCTATTAAACCGTTCTGATTTTCCAGTATGTCGTGAAGCCGGGGTTCTTATTCCTACACACCTTCTTTTTAAGTGGATGGAGAATCACACTGAATGGGTAGAAAACAATACTGAGTATTACAATCCATTTAAAGAATCCGTCTAA
- a CDS encoding ArpU family phage packaging/lysis transcriptional regulator, with product MTKQLSFLPKIDRTATQEELEGLLESVRIHRQFGMIRKEMKVTPSYEMREHGPTHAVGKPLEAVAIANIQQSKREEWLEKMSLRIDQFLNRLGNGRAGSIQRDIICKRYLEEEDVCDYMVYNEIGMSERTYRRWKSKAFYKLAFALGLEVYETEETGGNE from the coding sequence ATGACTAAACAATTATCTTTCTTACCAAAAATCGATAGAACGGCAACACAAGAGGAATTAGAAGGCTTGCTGGAAAGCGTACGTATACATAGGCAATTTGGAATGATACGCAAAGAAATGAAAGTCACTCCTTCTTATGAAATGCGTGAGCACGGTCCTACGCATGCAGTTGGAAAACCACTAGAAGCTGTAGCTATAGCGAATATTCAACAAAGCAAACGAGAAGAGTGGCTTGAAAAAATGTCATTACGTATTGATCAGTTTCTAAATCGATTAGGAAACGGTCGTGCTGGAAGTATTCAAAGGGATATTATTTGTAAACGTTATTTAGAAGAAGAGGACGTATGTGATTACATGGTTTATAACGAAATAGGAATGTCAGAGCGTACTTACCGACGTTGGAAGTCTAAAGCGTTTTATAAACTTGCTTTTGCGCTTGGATTAGAAGTTTACGAGACAGAAGAAACTGGAGGTAATGAATAG
- a CDS encoding helix-turn-helix domain-containing protein — translation MSIGKEVAMARKRKGITQEQLSLEIPVSRESLAKYETEQRRLPEDLRKCITEGINDPQLFFKMWSEATGDVSIPFFNGEHIDHHPTSMRYMVNQETNEALKQLDTVCWSKPSQTWSEREKEDLKKVTHEILDATGSMMSLVAVLCDQYDFSMKEIFKYWKVSLRARKYIKG, via the coding sequence ATGTCCATAGGAAAAGAAGTTGCTATGGCACGCAAACGAAAGGGAATCACCCAAGAACAACTCTCCTTAGAAATCCCCGTGAGTCGTGAGTCACTAGCAAAATATGAAACTGAACAACGACGCTTACCAGAAGATTTGCGAAAATGCATTACTGAAGGAATTAATGATCCGCAGTTGTTTTTTAAGATGTGGAGTGAAGCAACAGGGGATGTAAGTATCCCGTTCTTCAATGGAGAGCACATAGATCATCATCCTACAAGCATGAGGTACATGGTCAATCAAGAAACGAATGAAGCTTTGAAACAACTCGATACAGTATGTTGGTCTAAGCCTTCACAAACTTGGTCCGAAAGAGAGAAAGAGGATTTGAAAAAGGTAACGCATGAAATCTTGGATGCTACAGGTTCAATGATGAGCCTCGTAGCGGTCCTATGTGATCAATATGATTTTTCAATGAAAGAAATCTTTAAGTACTGGAAAGTATCATTACGAGCTAGGAAGTATATAAAAGGTTAA
- a CDS encoding exosporium leader peptide-containing protein yields MDEFLSSAAINPNLVGPTLPPVPPFTIPTGPTGSLSVAYGTFWQTEIITVPFESPFSFDQADPMVGGISLLNPTTINITQAGDYRISFISSINLTVALSFPYSPTISILLNNSLIPNFKATFGLSILDSEDVDCTQLIGDTILSVPANSTLQLINNSFVGEKDIRTCDNGINALELNIIKLN; encoded by the coding sequence ATGGACGAGTTTTTATCTTCTGCTGCAATAAATCCTAATTTAGTTGGACCTACTTTACCACCTGTTCCACCATTCACAATACCGACTGGGCCGACTGGATCACTATCAGTAGCTTACGGAACTTTTTGGCAAACGGAAATCATTACAGTCCCTTTCGAATCCCCTTTTTCTTTCGATCAGGCTGACCCTATGGTAGGGGGAATTTCTCTGTTAAATCCAACCACAATTAATATCACACAAGCTGGGGATTATCGAATTTCTTTCATTTCCTCGATTAACTTGACTGTAGCCCTTTCATTCCCTTATTCGCCTACCATTTCTATACTATTAAATAACAGTCTAATTCCCAATTTCAAAGCTACTTTTGGTCTTTCGATACTAGATTCAGAGGATGTAGATTGCACTCAACTCATTGGGGACACTATTTTATCAGTCCCGGCCAACTCAACACTTCAACTTATAAATAATAGCTTTGTAGGCGAAAAAGACATTCGTACATGCGATAATGGAATAAATGCTTTAGAATTAAACATTATCAAATTAAACTAG
- a CDS encoding DUF3954 domain-containing protein: MGSIKENLVEMKAEIDLKINGIYVVKNGQVQLIEPPQGGFGEQSFVYQSGKVIRMEERKTQLI, encoded by the coding sequence GTGGGAAGTATTAAAGAAAATCTTGTAGAAATGAAAGCTGAAATAGATTTGAAAATAAACGGAATATATGTTGTTAAAAATGGTCAGGTCCAACTAATAGAACCACCCCAAGGTGGATTTGGTGAACAATCATTTGTATATCAAAGTGGAAAAGTAATTCGTATGGAAGAACGAAAAACACAGTTAATTTAA
- a CDS encoding helix-turn-helix domain-containing protein: MSEPTIGYRIKQLREKRKWSQIEFAKKMGINNSVLSRIESGKRPIEDSLISKAADIFNVSSDYLLGREIDSNNRLFVENLFEDPNLGLWFKDIKDASPEKQEELKQFWEFIKQKENKR, from the coding sequence ATGTCAGAACCCACAATTGGCTATCGAATAAAACAATTACGTGAAAAAAGAAAATGGTCACAGATAGAATTCGCAAAAAAAATGGGGATTAATAACAGTGTGCTATCCAGAATTGAAAGTGGAAAAAGACCTATTGAAGACTCCTTAATTAGCAAAGCCGCTGACATTTTCAACGTTTCTTCCGACTATCTTCTTGGAAGAGAAATTGATTCTAATAATAGATTATTTGTGGAAAATCTTTTTGAGGATCCAAACTTAGGTCTCTGGTTTAAAGATATTAAAGACGCTTCTCCAGAGAAACAAGAAGAACTTAAACAATTTTGGGAATTTATCAAACAAAAAGAAAACAAACGTTAA
- a CDS encoding helix-turn-helix domain-containing protein: MEKLNLDFIQNRRLELDITLLELAKVLGFKNASTYMKYEKGNYTFKANHLPLIARVLDCKIEDLF; this comes from the coding sequence TTGGAGAAGTTGAATTTGGATTTTATTCAAAATAGACGTTTGGAACTAGATATTACATTGTTAGAGCTAGCAAAAGTACTTGGTTTTAAGAATGCTTCAACGTATATGAAATATGAAAAAGGAAATTATACGTTTAAGGCAAATCATTTACCATTAATAGCAAGAGTATTAGATTGCAAAATAGAGGATCTTTTTTGA
- a CDS encoding nucleoside hydrolase, which translates to MQKRVLLFTDLGIDDAFAILYTFFRKDIQLLGIVADYGNVSRENVIKNINYLKYIAGREEIPVFLGASVPLTGILIQYFPEVHGKVGLGPIIPPEISYPVYPLNDIYQIIESNLEDLTIINLGRLSSLATTFVLNLETMRNVRECICMGGAFFYPGNVTAVAEANFYADPYAANLILQHAKNLTIIPLNVTQHAIVTPEMVQQIDAFHRNTQDLAGLIIKPMLDYYYNFYSKSTPGISGSPMHDFVTVWYLLNQEAVSLSRVPIKVIPDQGEGFGQSIADFRFVTNPGYKTHNVAFQFDYEWFKKDIMETFLKKRV; encoded by the coding sequence ATGCAAAAAAGGGTTCTCCTGTTTACAGATTTAGGGATTGATGATGCGTTTGCTATACTGTACACCTTTTTTCGTAAAGATATACAACTTTTAGGAATTGTGGCCGATTATGGAAATGTATCAAGAGAAAATGTAATAAAAAATATTAACTATTTAAAGTATATTGCGGGAAGAGAAGAAATACCTGTATTCCTTGGTGCTTCTGTACCGTTGACAGGTATATTAATTCAGTATTTCCCTGAGGTACATGGAAAAGTTGGATTAGGACCTATTATTCCACCTGAAATTTCATATCCAGTTTATCCTTTAAATGATATTTATCAAATTATAGAATCAAATTTAGAAGATCTTACAATTATCAATTTAGGAAGACTTTCTTCGCTAGCTACGACTTTTGTATTGAATTTAGAAACAATGCGAAATGTAAGAGAATGCATTTGCATGGGGGGAGCTTTTTTCTATCCAGGTAACGTAACTGCTGTGGCTGAAGCTAATTTTTACGCAGACCCTTATGCAGCAAACTTAATTCTGCAGCATGCAAAGAACTTGACGATTATTCCTTTAAATGTGACTCAACATGCGATTGTTACACCTGAGATGGTCCAGCAAATCGATGCATTTCATCGGAATACACAGGATCTTGCAGGACTCATCATCAAACCTATGTTAGATTATTATTATAATTTCTACTCCAAGTCTACTCCTGGTATAAGTGGAAGTCCTATGCATGATTTTGTAACGGTGTGGTATTTGCTGAATCAAGAGGCTGTTAGTCTTTCAAGGGTACCTATTAAAGTGATTCCTGATCAAGGGGAAGGATTTGGTCAAAGCATTGCAGACTTTCGTTTTGTTACTAATCCAGGCTATAAAACGCATAATGTAGCTTTTCAGTTTGATTATGAATGGTTCAAGAAGGATATTATGGAAACGTTCCTAAAGAAGAGAGTGTAA
- a CDS encoding RNA polymerase subunit sigma → MTIDYASPTLNQYKMLIRKEANLYGDIRIAAVCGDYMKARDLKQEKKLMEIRIRIIEAAFVLKNKKKKGKATA, encoded by the coding sequence ATGACGATTGATTATGCAAGTCCAACTTTAAATCAATATAAAATGCTAATTCGTAAGGAAGCAAATTTATATGGTGATATTCGAATTGCAGCAGTTTGTGGAGACTATATGAAAGCTAGGGACCTAAAACAAGAGAAGAAATTAATGGAGATAAGAATTCGAATTATAGAAGCAGCATTTGTTTTGAAAAACAAAAAGAAAAAAGGAAAGGCCACCGCATAG